A single Streptomyces sp. Edi2 DNA region contains:
- a CDS encoding cytochrome b/b6 domain-containing protein has translation MTTESADPGTTYTLTARVLHWTMAILVLAMLFIGVFMVTSVSDFPLLVTLHEPLGFAILVLVLVRIGWRLTHTPPPLPTGMPRLERLVALYSERLIYLLLLLQPLFGWALVSASGQPVVLFGSWHLPALAPMNITLFAGLLRAHEVAAYVLYALFLAHLAGVLWNTLVVRNRVLHRMTFRLRPKPAAHSRRSPRQ, from the coding sequence ATGACCACTGAGTCGGCGGATCCCGGGACGACGTACACCCTCACCGCCCGGGTCCTGCACTGGACCATGGCGATTCTGGTACTCGCCATGCTGTTCATCGGCGTGTTCATGGTCACCTCCGTCAGCGACTTCCCCCTGCTGGTCACCCTCCACGAACCACTCGGTTTCGCGATCCTGGTCCTGGTCCTGGTACGGATCGGCTGGCGGCTGACCCACACCCCGCCGCCCTTGCCGACCGGCATGCCCAGGCTCGAACGGCTGGTCGCCCTGTACTCCGAGCGGCTCATCTACCTCTTGTTGCTGCTCCAGCCGTTGTTCGGCTGGGCGCTGGTCTCCGCCTCCGGACAGCCGGTCGTCTTGTTCGGTTCCTGGCACCTGCCGGCCCTCGCGCCGATGAACATCACGCTGTTCGCCGGCCTGCTCCGCGCCCACGAGGTCGCCGCGTACGTCCTCTACGCTCTCTTCCTCGCGCACCTCGCCGGAGTTCTGTGGAACACGCTCGTGGTCAGGAACCGCGTACTGCACCGCATGACCTTCCGTCTTCGGCCCAAGCCGGCGGCACACTCTCGTAGGTCACCGCGGCAGTAG